A single genomic interval of Helianthus annuus cultivar XRQ/B chromosome 13, HanXRQr2.0-SUNRISE, whole genome shotgun sequence harbors:
- the LOC110903068 gene encoding transcriptional regulator TAC1, whose protein sequence is MEIKKPESTRPSQDFVSTNCGGFGQESRSYTCAFCNRGFSNAQALGGHMNVHRKDRARLQESIQETLITTEATKSVNLNPVDQLEAQSSDDDDDKGVNFKKPTLQLSLWIEPPSASDYSSIRSNKVSSLSSSSTTDVDLELRLWTDSETASRDHDVRN, encoded by the coding sequence ATGGAGATAAAAAAGCCTGAAAGTACAAGACCTTCCCAAGATTTTGTAAGCACCAACTGTGGTGGTTTTGGTCAAGAAAGTAGATCATATACATGTGCTTTCTGTAATAGGGGTTTCTCTAATGCACAGGCACTAGGTGGTCACATGAATGTTCATAGAAAAGATAGGGCTAGGTTGCAAGAATCAATCCAAGAAACCCTAATTACAACAGAAGCTACAAAAAGTGTGAATTTGAATCCAGTTGATCAACTTGAAGCACAGTCAtcggatgatgatgatgataagggTGTTAACTTCAAGAAACCAACATTGCAACTATCTTTGTGGATTGAGCCACCGTCTGCAAGCGATTATTCTAGCATCAGATCGAATAAAGTTTCTTCTTTATCATCTTCATCGACGACAGATGTGGACCTTGAGCTTCGACTATGGACGGATTCTGAAACGGCTTCAAGAGATCATGATGTAAGAAACTAG
- the LOC110901424 gene encoding uncharacterized protein LOC110901424, with product MFIDPGSSMDIIYEQCFKQLDPDDKARLEPVDFPLTGFCNEAVFPLGQIAFPVTLSDGEHSQTVTVNFMVMPATSRHDVLLGRRSQREFSMITSIPHAACGFPTETGVAILYSSKEVMYVDDEPPAKVVKPSASNEPEKWVLNEEYPEQTISLGHAISPVTRIQLKALLSNNKDIFACTLRNCGKKTPFQWTPEAEAAFKQMKECLIQLPTLTAPKEKEPLILYLSAAEVAVGAVLMVERDNVQTPIYYISKMLTGPETRYSMIEKLVLALVHASRCLRRYFSGHVVTVLTNYHLGQILSKPDVVGRLAKWAIELGGYNIFYKPRPAIKGQVLADFATEVSIDKVQECEAIQNPTPVFDDRVWTLHTDGASNDDGAGASLRLVSPDNHELTYAIRLDFQSTNNEAEYEAFLAGLRLALKMGARNLEANVDSKLVAEQVNGHYDAKGEAMALYLEQARMLISQFQTFRVNHINRSENKHADALSKLAATSFKHLAKEVRIEVLSNPSIHLKQVNVIEVGNPSWMSSIILYLQHGKLPEGKAEARKLQHKAINYEMADGVLYRKSFMGPLLRCVDKTDAQYLVREIHEGLCGIHAGPRIVVAKIMNAGYYWPGMHMDAVDLLRRCTACQRHAPKILRPKNPLVPVTSAWPFQQWGIDLVGPFPDAPGAVKFIIVAVDYFTKWVEAKALASTTAMVVDGIKARLGTARRGWVNELSSILQAYRTMPKTSTGETPFSLVYGSEAVIPAEIGLPSPRMIAMEKQNNEQERRLDLDLLEERRENAAITEARYKSKLEKYYNARVRVCTFVPGDFVLRDNEASNAEIPGKLAPRWEGPYVINEVLGKGAYTLKRIDGTLVPRTWNAQQLRRCYM from the exons ATGTTTATAGATCCGGGAAGCTCGATGGACATCATATACGAGCAGTGCTTTAAACAACTCGACCCAGATGATAAAGCACGTCTAGAACCGGTCGATTTTCCCCTAACCGGATTCTGCAATGAAGCTGTATTCCCATTGGGACAAATAGCTTTCCCTGTGACTTTGTCAGATGGCGAACATTCACAAACAGTTACAGTCAATTTCATGGTCATGCCGGCAACATCACGTCATGATGTTCTGCTCGGAAGGAGATCACAAAGAGAGTTCAGTATGATCACATCTATCCCACACGCTGCATGTGGGTTCCCAACGGAAACCGGAGTTGCAATTCTGTACTCAAGCAAAGAAGTCATGTACGTGGACGACGAGCCACCAGCAAAGGTAGTCAAACCTTCAGCATCAAACGAACCGGAGAAATGGGTCCTGAACGAAGAATACCCAGAGCAGACCATCTCACTAGGACACGCCATTTCACCAGTAACACGAATACAACTGAAAGCACTGTTGTCCAACAACAAAGACATATTCGCTTG TACGCTGCGAAACTGCGGGAAGAAAACCCCCTTTCAATGGACACCTGAAGCAGAAGCAGCATTCAAACAAATGAAAGAATGTTTAATTCAGCTACCAACGCTGACTGCGCCAAAAGAAAAAGAGCCACTGATCTTATACCTATCAGCCGCGGAAGTAGCGGTAGGTGCAGTATTAATGGTGGAACGAGACAACGTTCAGACTCCAATTtactatatcagcaaaatgctcactGGCCCAGAAACTCGCTACTCAATGATAGAAAAATTGGTTCTAGCACTAGTACACGCATCCCGATGCTTGCGCAGGTATTTCTCGGGCCACGTCGTCACAGTTCTCACAAATTATCATTTAGGCCAAATCTTATCAAAACCCGATGTGGTGGGGAGATTGGCTAAATGGGCCATTGAGCTAGGAGGATACAATATCTTCTACAAGCCAAGACCAGCAATCAAAGGGCAAGTTCTAGCAGACTTCGCTACCGAAGTGTCCATCGATAAAGTACAAGAATGCGAGGCAATCCAGAACCCTACACCTGTTTTTGACGACAGAGTCTGGACCTTACACACAGATGGCGCTTCCAATGATGACGGAGCAGGAGCAAGCCTCCGATTGGTCAGTCCGGACAATCACGAGCTCACATATGCCATACGCTTAGACTTCCAAAGTACCAACAATGAAGCAGAATACGAAGCATTTTTAGCAGGCCTTCGTCTAGCACTCAAAATGGGGGCAAGAAACCTTGAGGCCAACGTTGATTCAAAACTAGTAGCCGAGCAAGTTAACGGTCACTATGATGCAAAAGGAGAAGCTATGGCATTATACCTTGAACAAGCACGGATGTTAATCAGCCAATTCCAGACATTCAGGGTTAACCATATAAACAGAAGCGAAAATAAGCACGCAGACGCGCTTAGCAAATTGGCCGCTACCAGCTTCAAGCACTTAGCAAAAGAAGTGCGCATAGAGGTACTGTCTAATCCATCGATCCATCTCAAGCAAGTAAACGTTATAGAGGTCGGTAACCCATCCTGGATGTCTTCGATCATCTTATACCTACAACACGGGAAACTTCCGGAGGGAAAAGCAGAAGCCCGGAAACTCCAACACAAAGCGATAAATTACGAAATGGCAGATGGCGTCCTTTACCGAAAGTCATTCATGGGACCATTATTACGCTGTGTCGATAAAACAGATGCTCAATACCTGGTCAGAGAAATCCACGAAGGTTTATGTGGAATACACGCGGGACCGCGCATCGTCGTGGCAAAAATAATGAAcgccggatactactggccaggaATGCATATGGACGCAGTTGATTTATTAAGGAGATGCACAGCCTGTCAACGCCATGCACCAAAGATACTCCGACCAAAAAATCCGCTAGTACCTGTCACATCCGCCTGGCCATTCCAACAATGGGGCATCGATCTTGTTGGACCATTTCCTGACGCGCCAGGCGCAGTAAAATTCATCATTGTAGCGGTCgactacttcaccaaatgggtggaagcTAAAGCTTTGGCCTCAACCACAGCAATG GTCGTCGATGGCATAAAAGCACGACTAGGAACAGCACGCAGAGGGTGGGTCAACGAACTCTCCAGCATCCTCCAGGCGTATCGAACAATGCCAAAAACTAGCACAGGCGAAACTCCGTTCAGTCTAGTCTATGGGTCTGAAGCCGTCATCCCAGCAGAGATTGGCTTACCATCACCACGCATGATAGCCATGGAAAAACAGAATAATGAGCAAGAACGAAGATTGGATCTAGACCTCCTCGAAGAACGGCGCGAGAATGCTGCTATCACAGAGGCCAGGTACAAATCCAAACTCGAAAAATACTACAATGCGCGCGTCCGCGTATGCACATTTGTTCCGGGTGATTTCGTTTTGCGCGATAATGAAGCATCAAATGCTGAAATTCCGGGCAAATTAGCGCCAagatgggaaggaccatatgtcATTAACGAGGTCCTAGGCAAAGGGGCGTATACTCTCAAAAGAATTGACGGGACTCTAGTCCCACGCACCTGGAACGCGCAGCAGCTGCGCAGGTGTTACATGTAG